A region of Plantactinospora sp. BC1 DNA encodes the following proteins:
- a CDS encoding TetR/AcrR family transcriptional regulator C-terminal domain-containing protein — protein sequence MPRPRQALLSRQRIVEAAAALIDAEGLAALSTRRLATELGVRGPSLYNHFATKDEILDAVADAITAEVDVSYFASHDWRDALRLWGHSYRRALAAHSNIVPYLAQGPGRRPAALAMADAVYGGLVRAGWPPARATHIGALMRYFVAGSALGSFARGFVEDPRLYAAHPHLGQAHRLAEHQRSVDEGAFALGLDALIDGLARTYERIVGPLPPLPETPLPETPLPES from the coding sequence ATGCCGCGACCTCGTCAGGCCCTGTTGAGCCGGCAGCGGATCGTCGAGGCCGCCGCCGCGCTGATCGACGCCGAGGGGCTGGCGGCGCTCTCCACCCGCCGCCTGGCGACCGAACTCGGGGTACGCGGCCCGTCGCTCTACAACCACTTCGCCACCAAGGACGAGATCCTCGACGCGGTCGCCGACGCCATCACGGCAGAGGTCGACGTCTCCTACTTCGCCAGCCACGACTGGCGGGACGCGCTGCGGCTCTGGGGGCACTCCTACCGGCGGGCGCTCGCCGCGCACAGCAACATCGTGCCGTACCTGGCCCAGGGGCCGGGGCGGCGGCCGGCGGCGCTGGCGATGGCGGACGCCGTCTACGGGGGGTTGGTCAGGGCGGGCTGGCCGCCGGCCCGGGCCACCCACATCGGCGCGCTGATGCGCTATTTCGTCGCCGGTTCGGCGCTCGGCTCGTTCGCCCGGGGCTTCGTCGAGGACCCGCGGCTCTACGCCGCGCATCCGCACCTCGGTCAGGCACACCGGCTCGCCGAGCACCAGCGCAGCGTCGACGAGGGTGCCTTCGCGCTCGGCCTGGACGCCCTGATCGACGGTCTGGCCCGGACCTACGAGCGGATCGTCGGCCCGCTGCCACCGCTGCCGGAAACACCGCTGCCGGAAACACCGCTGCCGGAAAGCTGA